From a single Hymenobacter sp. YIM 151500-1 genomic region:
- a CDS encoding riboflavin synthase, giving the protein MFTGIIEALGTIRDVRREGTNVHFTVATPFAQELKIDQSVAHDGVCLTVVAVDAAAGTHTVTAIDETLRKTNLRTWTPGRRVNLERCLAAGGRFDGHIVQGHVDLTATCEAVEDQQGSWLYRFRHEPGPGRVTVEKGSICINGTSLTCFNSTDDGFSVAIIPYTYEHTTFQDLRPGDPVNLEFDIVGKYVAKLLGR; this is encoded by the coding sequence ATGTTCACCGGAATCATTGAAGCCCTGGGTACTATCCGCGACGTGCGGCGCGAAGGCACCAACGTGCATTTCACCGTGGCGACGCCATTTGCCCAGGAGCTGAAGATTGACCAGAGCGTGGCCCACGACGGCGTGTGCCTGACGGTGGTGGCCGTGGATGCCGCGGCTGGCACGCACACGGTCACGGCCATCGACGAAACCCTGCGCAAAACCAACTTGCGTACCTGGACACCCGGCCGCCGCGTGAACCTGGAGCGGTGCCTGGCCGCGGGTGGCCGCTTCGACGGCCACATTGTGCAGGGTCACGTGGACCTGACGGCCACCTGCGAGGCAGTGGAGGACCAGCAGGGCTCCTGGCTGTACCGCTTCCGCCACGAGCCCGGCCCCGGCCGCGTCACGGTCGAGAAAGGCTCCATCTGCATCAACGGCACCAGCCTCACGTGCTTCAACTCCACCGACGACGGCTTCTCCGTGGCCATCATCCCCTACACCTACGAGCACACCACCTTCCAGGACCTGCGCCCCGGCGACCCGGTAAACCTGGAGTTCGACATCGTGGGCAAGTACGTGGCCAAGTTGCTGGGCCGGTAG